The DNA sequence TTTGAATCCAGTTCAAACAAAGACATTGGTAACGTGTTGGATAAAGGCAATTCATGATGACTGCATTACAGAGGTGTACTGCTGTCTTTTACGTTACAGCTTAAAAGAAACATGCGAGATAACTCTCACCGAATCAGATGGAGAGAGATTAAAGTTAGGGAGAGTGACAATGCCATCCCTCACCTCCACTACGCTTGTTTTCTTGGCAGTCTTTGAGAGCTCTTTGCTGCAGTCAGATGGTAAAAAACCACGGCTCTATTATGGGATGTGCCGGAATGGGGGCCAGAACCTACCTCCTGTGTCATTATGAAAATAGGTTAATAATTTATCCAATATTtgattttatctgtttttttagtATGTATTTGCCATTGAAGCTGTTTGAAAATTCTCCATCTCCCTTTAGATGcatttaaatcagattttagAAGAGATAGAATGATAGAGAGCAAGATGGGGACCTTTCATTACTACCTATATAATTCCTATATAAAAAGGATTTAACATACTTACTATCATCGTCATTATTCGCAAGACCTGAGACTTGGAACAGGCATCATTTGCTGTTGCACAgtggacatgtttgtttgttcttggtATCTGTGTGTCACCCGTGAACACAGATGCAGTGAGCCCGAGAGGTTCCTCTGTACTGTATTGTCTCCATGATTCTTTATGATCTATTTGTTCTCATTGATGACTCTTTGTTAATGTTTCCTCAATGGATAGCATTGTTGCTATGCCATCATCACAGCTTACCAGGCAGGACAAAGTGCCTACTTTGAAATGATGGGTCTGGTTCTGACAGCCCGTCTGTTATTATTTAgtttctaatttattttacatCGATGTGTGTATTAACATAATTTACACAGCACATCTGAAGTCCCAGAGAAAGCATGCAGTGACTGTCAGCGTGTCAGGGTAAGGAAACTCAGTGAAGCTTATATAAACCCCATTTCCTTCCAGCTGATGGTGCTGCTGTCAGATTGTTACTAGCAGAGATCCACCTTGAGAATCCTGTTCTGATACTTGCTGATTCTTGAGCtggtattttttaaatgtatttatatattatattttaggTTTCAAATACACTGTAATTTTACAATTGTATAAgtgcaatatatatatgtatatgtttattatatatgtatatgtgtaataTCAAGCccttactgtatatattctggaaaCTGTCTATAACTTACATTCTTTTTTACTATACAACTATACAACTTTATAGTTGTATTGTTGATATCTTTCTATAGTGTACTTtcttggaaatgcatgtttattatttattatctttgctgtctttgctgctgtgacaatatacatttccccactgcgggactaaTGAAGAATTATCTCTGTCTTGCCATAACAAAGTCTCTTGTTcacttttgttgtgttgttcagtCACTCGTGAGAACACATATTCTGACTCATATAAAGTCACTCATTGTCCAAATAGTTGAAGAGTAATTCAGAAATCGATTCATCGAATGATCATTGCAGCCCTCGATCATGTAAAACTATTCCTGGTTTTGTAAAATGTCGAGGAGCTGTGCAGCTGAAGTGGGTTTGTGCTCAGGATGATGAGGGATTAAGATGAGACTCCAGCAGCGCTGAGGGTAGAGGCATGGACTCACAAACAGCCTTCAAGTGTTTGCTCTGAACCTGAGCCTCGGACTGAATTCCTGAGACGATtctttaaaagacaaaataaaaagcagatcACAAAAGTACATATGAAATCCCCAAAACTCGTCTCTCTGTAGGCCAAGCTTGTTCAGATGTTTCTTGCTAACACAAGGAAAGTGGAGCTTGCACAGAGAGGATGTGAAGTAAAAGCTGCttctaaagaaaaaagaaatggtgTTGCTTaagactttgtttgttttttgcctcACAAAAATGCTGTCAGTGAAGACTTGAGAGTCAGGGCAGAGTCTCAAATTAAATAGAAACAAAGCAGTGGGCGTTCTTCTTGCTCTGCACTGGCCCCTTTCATTGGTGTTAACAACAGTGTTCTCACCAGACAGATGTTGGAGAGTCCTCCTCCAGGGTTTTTTGGAGAGTTAAGGCTAAATTGCAGTGCAAACAGCCTGCTTTTCATTCAGATGTCAAGCAGACATTATTATAACAAACTGATAACCTCTATGGCAATAGGGGAACATAATCGGGGTACTAGAGCAGTACTAGGTTAGGATTAGGGCCAAGAAATGGACcgaggttaaggttatggacCAGGATAAGACTGGGCCAAGAAATAAGGGCTGAGATTAGGGTTCTTGTATTGAGAACGGGCTAGACAAGGTTGCAAAGTCTGCTTTTTATAGCCAACTTTTTGTGTGGAAGCTGAGAGTGGCCATGGTTgcttctatattttttttttcattccgtTATCTTGAGATCACGGAGTAATCATGTCGTTATCACGATTATGAGATAAATTAATGTGCTGTGTCAGGATTACAAGGCTCATTTTCTGGTGATAATGATAAATGAATACCTTATCTCGGAATAACAAAACTTGTTTGCCCATCTATCTGGCTGTCTCTCGATAACACGCAATGCAATTACTGGGGGCTTTTGTCTTAAGTGTAGTTGTTTATTTGGGCTCCCTCTAACAAAAATGCCCATTTTGTTGAGTGAGCTCATGCTTGTCCCATTTAACTCTGATTCCTCGCCTTGGTTGGTGTGTTGGTATTCTCCAAGGAAAGGCAGAGTCACTACTGCTAACAACGACTGGAAACAGACACTGTATTAAAAACAACTAAGGTGAACTTTATAAGGTGTGTGATTTCGTCACAATCCTAACCAGTTTTGGtgaatttgttttgttcttgtatttaatagggttgtgttttcattcttgttgtgtttttttgtggattttctgttttattttatttattttcacctcTTGTCATGTCACTTCCTGGTCTTTGTCTGCTTTCCCGCCTTTTAGATTACCTGCCCCGCCCTAATTAGTTTAACCTGTGTCTTGTTGTCTCGCCCCTCCCAGTCTGTATATATACTCACCCTTTTCCCTCAGATCTGTTTTGCTACTTCTGGTTTGCTCCTTGTGTCCTGTTCCCCTGTGGTTTTGATCTCTGAAAGTCTTTTTTACATGATCCCTGTGACCTTTGCTCTGCTTTGCTATCATTACTTGAGCTTGCCTTATTTTTACTTGCACTTAGCTGAGATGGCCagttaaatgtccagtgtgtgtgtgtgttctgttgaaTATAGAAGGgctttagttttatttaaatcacTGTATTTGAATAACACATGCATCCACAACAATTAGGACAATATTGGTCCCAGATTGAATCTAGTGTCCCCAGGTTCACACTGAAATACTACATAAGGAGTCAGATTTTTGCAGATGCAATACATTAAAGTTTGTTGTGTATTTGGGTACTGCAGTGAAAGCAAACTGAGTCAATGAGACAATGTGAAAGTTGTATCCGTGTTTATGAAGCACTAGTCTTGATACTCTTTGTAAATGTTCTTTGTTACATTTCTTCTTCATACTGCAGGGAAAACCTAAAGGTGAAGGATGACTGAGACACATTAACTGATTAGCTTTGTGCAACTAATTCAGTTTATGCTGCTAATGAGCATATGTTTTGAGAATCTGCCATAAATCAGTCACGTTTCAGGCATAAATACCAAAcctttgctgcttttcttttctgaaaTGTGAGCATTTGCATCTTTCCTCGTCTTTTAAGGATGAATATCTTGTGGGTTTATGTTACTCGGTACAGAAACATCTGAAGATGTTGTCTGGTTGGGAAAactaaaatatgtatgtatgagttACAACCATTTTAATCACAGAGGAGGTCATGGGCAAATTATTCTCTCATGAAAGTGTTGGTTCTGCGTCAGCTAACACACAACTTCTTTGATGAAGTTCTCCACACATCAAGGAATTTGTTTTAAGAACTCTGAGCTGTTATTTCTTTACCTTGATGAAAACCATGAGCCTCAACACTTCTTAGCTGGGAATGCCAActattgttttactgttttctgTAATACTACTATTGTTATTAGAATTATTTCATTATCTGTGGTCATTATCACGTCCTACAATTTTCAGCCAACTAGAGCAATACGCACATCAGAACATTCGACTCGATCTTGCAACTATTCCTCTAATTATTTGCACAGCCTAAATATAGCTTCAACCCAATCctcaacaaggcaatcagagatggcagacttcaccccattcacgcaacaagcctctggcggcctctgctgGTCAAAATGGCAAGTGcgtcaacacaaacaaacagacagacacacagaaccaCCAAAAAAAATACTAGGATGAATCTGTGGTGTGAAgtaaaaatgaggttctgcctcataaggaccaggctttggtctccgtgaggattactggtcctgaacaggtcagtgtttatgccagaacagTTCCTAATGTTAGTGAGAGCACCTCATTGACATTATACATTCCCTAGCACCTTACCCTAagctaagtgcctaaccctaacctaaacccaattcctGTGGTATACTTCCGTGCACATACCCTGGACGCTGGTGTACTCACACGCCAGGGTcttgtagtatcccacttcaccaatGGGTAGCGGTacaaggaagaaaggaaggaaggacgcCTTGGACACGTCTGATTAGAAAGGTTCGttgggcaggggagtcggggcgTCAGCCCGTtagagggttgccaggttgagGCTTGGATCCTATCCTACttctgttgttctgttttttctgcttggtgagcggggcttattCTCCACCTACCAGTGGGGTGGAAGTACTCTAAAACCAGTtgttaaccctgaaaaagccctttaaagttgtgggacccagacaaaatgtcctcacatggtcaaaatgtcctcctcaaagatggttttgtaatttttggacctcacaaagatatgcCTACAAGTACACACTTACACAAATTTTGTTCAAGttcaaaatgatgaaaatgatgtgGTGACTGGATGACGACTGTCACTTTAAAGCAATGTCGCCTCACATATTCAGTCAGCCTAGTTTCAGAAAGGCACAATTTCACCTCTAACATCAGTGAACAGACTCTGTGAACAGCTTCACTCATAGAACCTGTATTTttcctcaggaaaaaaaaataatgctgaATGAAGGTCATATTCTTATCGACATCACCAAAAGTGTTTTTGCTTGCATTACACACTTTGTGGAAGCATTTACAGGCAAGACCGTTTATGTAGGCGTGGAACCACAGGAAAGTACTTGTGGAGACTGGTATACCTTGCTGTgaggtcttgttttttttctcctccacgtTGACAGAGACAACCCTATAAGGTATGCCTGATATTTCACTGCTGTGTCACTCTCCCAGCCTTTGTTGTAATTATTGACCGCTGCAGAATTGCTGGGGCTTTAATTAGTGCTAGTGTGACTAATTGTCTTGCATGGAAGTGACATTGATGGGAGGCaagaaaatgaattaatgaGGAGAGGCAGATTAAATGGAACAGCTGAAAAGTAAAAATTGATGCCTGGTGTAGCAGTCGAGATGACATTTacatcgcaaacaaaaaaaaaatataaagtcaTTCATGGTTGCCTACACACGaatgtgtgggtgggtgggcaTCCattatatgtgtacatatatgtatataaatatgtgtttgtgtgcctgtgtgctCTTCATCAGAGCTCAAATGTAACCGGATGTTCATTTAGTTGACAGGAGAAATGTCTCAAGCTCTGGATATGCTTCGATGTAAAGTATGTTAACCTTTAAAACAAAGCCAGCCCTGGCCTCTCTCATTCTCCTGTAATTGCTTGCGCTGGGCTAGCTCACTCGGCTGAAAAGGTTATCGTGTTCCTTGACAGTTGTCGTGGCGAACGAGCAAACATATAGCAGGAAATTATAATGGGAAGTTTAGGGAATCTGCCCCCACGCTGAGCTGATAATGTAGCATTTGGACAAAAGTGTCCAGTTGCTTCATATCTTTAAAATTATCAAAAAAGCAGGCAAAGCGACACAAAGGAAACACAAGCCGAACCTAAATTAATACACCCACTaaggaaggatggatggattcaaGAATTGCACTGCTGCTACATTAATATTCACTGGAGTACAGCACAACCTGCAAGTTTCTGCTGGCATATTCTGTTttctctagtgtgtgtgtgtgttgtgccaGTTAGCCCTGCACAGCAATGATGATGTTGGTATCTTGTGTGAACATAATTATGTGTCTATGCACACAAGTGAttatgtgtgcagtgtgtgcttTCTGTGTATATCATTAAGTCTGCTCTACATTAGATTCAGGGTTATTGTGTGTTCCTCTGAgcacaaaaaaatgattatgtGTGCAGTATTTGGTGTGCATATGATTATACACAGTgcacggtaaaaaaaaaaagaagaaaagaaaattgtgCTTGTGTAAACTGATTATTTGCAGTGGTGATTTAAAGAATCAATGGCTGTATACAGGATTGCCTTTGTTGCCCTTCCTTGGTACACAATTCCCCGCGGACAACGGATGCGGTCttatgtgtacatatgtgtgcATTTGCATGGATACATTTGGGTGCTGTTCGTTGACCTCGATGTTCTGTGTTTAGATAGATTAGATAAGACAGCAaagatatacatatgtttcgTCTTTCTGCTGCTCCCTCTCTAGGGATCGCCACAGATGATGCGCATATTTTATTTGGCTGAGATTTTTAGGAGGAGGGTTGCATTCGGCACAAGGAGTGCACTAGGAGTGTTGCTGGGGTAATTTACAGTGTCCATTTAACAATGAGCAAAGGGGATTGGGCACCTTGGTCAGGGGTTTGCCCTGGCGGGGACTCAAATCGGCAACTCTTTTGGTCACAATCCAAGTTCTCTTTCCGCTTTGACATGGGCTCCCCAATAgatagcaaaaaaataaatacaattattcaTATCATTCAAattaacaaagcaaaacaagccTTTGACATTGTATTGTGGTTTGCCATTAAGTGTAAGGATGGATTGGTGTATAAATGTGTGGGATCCTGTATGTATGGTGATATTtattcctgtttgtgtttgaagatGTAGCATCCTGGGTGGCCAAAGCTTGATAACAGGGAGCAGAGATAAGCTGAGGGTGCAAGGAGAATAGTAGGTTGGAGCCTGTTGTCTTTAGAAGCTGGTGCATTCCACAGAACCTGGACCCTGAAAACTCATTCTGACAGATTCATCTCCTCCCTCGCTTTCCATGCGTGGTGGGGGGCTGATGACACTCGCTCGCCCAAGCAGCTCTGTGAAGTGTTAGCCGGCACCACATTGAGCGAACCTGCAATTTATAAATCTGCCCTCGGCATTAAGCTGAATAATGGCATGCAAGAGGCAGTCACCGGTGTGCCAGCACCAGCTCACAAAGAACTGTCTGTgctcactattttttttttttttagatgttctCAACAGTGAGATGAGTTCATGATGGTCTCAAATGTAACCTTTTTCTGTCATTGTGTAAAGCAAATAGAAAATGTGATCATAGAgagtatgttgtgttttgtacTGTATCTCAGCAACCAGGTCCACATCTGGATGTGCCTGTTTTTGCAATCACACAGATGCACTGTGTACACAGAATGCTTTGCAGCAGCTGTATTCCCCTCTGTCACTGACATGCCTGCAACAGTGTTTTCATAATCCCCCATTTTATTTGCCCTGGAAGCCTTATCCCAACAGCTTGCTGTGTTCTACAACCCTGTCCTATCAAAGATGCTGCGATGCTATCATATTGTTTCAGCCTCTCCCTTTCAAAATGTTTAGTCTGTTTACCAAAAGTACCATTTATCAAAGTGGGTACTGCTTCCACAGAAAGCTGTAATTGGGGCTTTTGTATCTGACAGAAATGAAttctgatttattctgtgtgttcCATAACCAACCATAAATAAAACGATTATGAAACGAAACGTCAGTGCTTCCCACAAGTAGGATAAAATACCCATCTGCAACTGAGACAATTGACACATGGCTCCGTGCCAGTGGATAGGAGGTGTTTTTGGACCACTGCCACTGCtgatttatctttctttttcccACTTTTTAGATCAGAGAGAGCAAACACAGAGGAGGTGACCCTTATCATATCCTGAAGGAGACAAGACATAGAGCAAGACCCCCGTGTTTGGCTACTGTGCCAGTGCCTTCCTAACTCCACCGGCTTCAAGTTCCACTGGTGGCCTCGGACGTTCCCTTCTCCACTCACTCCATCCCATCTGCCAGCTCAGACCCTCTGACTGTTGGCAACCACATGTTTGAAGTGACTGTATATGACTGCCGCCGCCGCCCATTCTTGAGCAGCAGCAATTTCTTGCGATCCCAATCTGCACCATGCAGTGGAGACGGCGGCACTGCTGTCCCATCAAGATGACCTGGACCATTAAGCGTTCACTTTTTCGGACCCATGTGGCAGGCCTCCTCTCACTGGCTCTGCTCTttacctttgttttatttttcagtcatCAGGACTGGCTGCCAGGACGCAGTGGACCCCGGGAAAACCCACTGACCTACACCATTAGGGGATTTCGCAGCCCCAAGGGAGAAGCTAACCAAAGTAGCTCCCTGAGGAGCCTGTGGAAGGAAGCAGGATATGCAGGGCCAAAGACTTTTCTCAACCTCAGCTCTCTGCTGGCAGATGGGATGGCAGGAGAGGccggaggaggtggaggaggaaccAGGATGGGTGTAATGGGGCTCGGGGACTCCATGAGCGCTAACAACAGTTTACAGAAGGAGATGGGTGTTGGAGGGAGGCTCAGTGCTCAACCTTACCGATACATCCTGAATGAACCCTTCAAGTGCAAGGATGCCACGCCTTTCCTCATACTCCTCATCGCCGCAGAACCCGGCCAGGCTGCTGCCCGCAACGCCATCCGTCAGACATGGGGGAATGAGAGTGTAGCAATGGGCTTGGGATTTGTCCGTATCTTCCTGCTTGGAAAAGGAAAGAGCTCTGACGCCTACCTTCAGAGCAGCATCGAGGAAGAGAGCCGTGTTTACCATGACATCATTCAACAGGACTACCAGGACACTTACTACAACCTGACCGTCAAAACCCTGATGGGCATGAACTGGGTGGCCACCTATTGCCCACATGCCTCCTATGTGATGAAGACAGACAGCGACATGTTTGTCAACACCGAGTATCTCATCCAAAAGCTGCTGAAGCCTGAGCTGCCACCTAAGCAAAGATACTTCACTGGCTACCTGATGAGGGGTTATGcaccaaacagaaacaaggaCAGCAAGTGGTACATGCCGCCGGAGCTGTACCCAAGCGAGCGCTACCCAACATTCTGCTCAGGCACGGGGTATGTGTTCTCAGGGGACTTGCCCGAGCTGATCTACCAGGCCTCTCTTAGCATACGCAGGCTGCATTTGGAGGATGTTTACGTGGGGATCTGCTTGGCAAAGCTGCGAATCGACCCGGCACCCCCTCCCAATGAGTTCCTCTTCAACCACTGGCGGGTTTCGTACTCCAGTTGTAAGTACAGCCACCTGATCACATCACATCAGTTCCTCCCAAATGAACTCATCAAGTACTGGAACCACTTGCAGAGCAACAAGCAAAACGCCTGCATCAATGTGATCAAGGACAAGAACGGCAGGTACAGACACCGAAAGTTTCACGGGGAGAGACCTCCGTGATACGTCCTGTGACAAACAcccacttcaaaaaaagaaagaagggaaatAGGCACACTCTAACTGCAGCCATTGGAGGGCATGTTGAACTCGAAGCACTATACACTATATGGGAAAAAGCACATTGTTTTTGGTATTGTGTACAGTTGATGAtccaaactatttttttaatttgagaaaaaaacattattaattatTGTAAAAGTGGTGAGCTGTTTCTGAGGGGAGGCCATGTCTGTGTTCATGATTATTCAGGTGCCAACAGAAAGGTGATTATTTATACTAC is a window from the Solea solea chromosome 9, fSolSol10.1, whole genome shotgun sequence genome containing:
- the b3galt2 gene encoding beta-1,3-galactosyltransferase 2, with amino-acid sequence MQWRRRHCCPIKMTWTIKRSLFRTHVAGLLSLALLFTFVLFFSHQDWLPGRSGPRENPLTYTIRGFRSPKGEANQSSSLRSLWKEAGYAGPKTFLNLSSLLADGMAGEAGGGGGGTRMGVMGLGDSMSANNSLQKEMGVGGRLSAQPYRYILNEPFKCKDATPFLILLIAAEPGQAAARNAIRQTWGNESVAMGLGFVRIFLLGKGKSSDAYLQSSIEEESRVYHDIIQQDYQDTYYNLTVKTLMGMNWVATYCPHASYVMKTDSDMFVNTEYLIQKLLKPELPPKQRYFTGYLMRGYAPNRNKDSKWYMPPELYPSERYPTFCSGTGYVFSGDLPELIYQASLSIRRLHLEDVYVGICLAKLRIDPAPPPNEFLFNHWRVSYSSCKYSHLITSHQFLPNELIKYWNHLQSNKQNACINVIKDKNGRYRHRKFHGERPP